A portion of the Pseudomonas sp. GR 6-02 genome contains these proteins:
- a CDS encoding DUF1653 domain-containing protein, with amino-acid sequence MPIQPGLYQHYKGPQYRVFSVARHSETEEEVVFYQALYGDYGFWVRPLSMFLESVEVDGEQVPRFALVQAEPSIFPQP; translated from the coding sequence ATGCCGATACAACCTGGGCTCTACCAACATTACAAAGGTCCGCAGTACCGCGTATTCAGTGTTGCGCGGCATTCGGAGACCGAAGAAGAAGTAGTCTTCTACCAAGCCCTGTATGGCGATTACGGCTTTTGGGTACGTCCCTTGAGCATGTTCCTGGAGTCGGTCGAGGTTGACGGCGAACAGGTGCCACGCTTTGCTTTGGTGCAAGCCGAACCGAGCATTTTTCCGCAGCCATAA
- the fadA gene encoding acetyl-CoA C-acyltransferase FadA, translating to MSLNPRDVVIVDFGRTPMGRSKGGMHRNTRAEDMSAHLISKLLERNVKVDPSEVEDVIWGCVNQTLEQGWNIARMASLMTQIPHTSAGQTVSRLCGSSMSALHTAAQAIMTGNGDVFVVGGVEHMGHVSMMHGVDPNPHMSLYAAKASGMMGLTAEMLGKMHGITREQQDAFGVRSHQLAHKATVEGKFKDEIIPMQGYDENGFLKLFDYDETIRPETTLESLAALKPAFNPKGGTVTAGTSSQITDGASCMIVMSAQRAQDLGIQPLAVIRSMAVAGVDPAIMGYGPVPATQKALKRAGLGINDIDFFELNEAFAAQALPVLKDLKVLDKMNEKVNLHGGAIALGHPFGCSGARISGTLLNVMKQNGGTFGVATMCIGLGQGISTVFERV from the coding sequence ATGAGCTTGAATCCTAGAGACGTCGTGATTGTCGACTTCGGTCGTACGCCGATGGGCCGCTCCAAGGGCGGCATGCACCGCAACACCCGCGCCGAAGACATGTCGGCACACCTGATCAGCAAATTGCTGGAACGCAACGTCAAGGTCGACCCGAGCGAAGTCGAAGACGTGATCTGGGGCTGCGTTAACCAGACCCTGGAGCAGGGCTGGAACATCGCCCGCATGGCGTCCCTGATGACTCAGATTCCACACACCTCGGCCGGCCAGACCGTCAGCCGTCTGTGTGGCTCGTCGATGAGTGCGCTGCACACTGCCGCGCAAGCGATCATGACCGGCAACGGTGACGTGTTCGTCGTTGGCGGCGTCGAGCATATGGGTCATGTGAGCATGATGCACGGTGTCGATCCGAACCCGCACATGTCCCTGTACGCGGCGAAAGCCTCGGGCATGATGGGCCTGACTGCGGAAATGCTCGGCAAAATGCACGGCATTACTCGCGAACAGCAGGACGCCTTTGGCGTGCGCTCCCACCAACTCGCCCACAAGGCGACCGTGGAAGGCAAGTTCAAGGACGAAATCATCCCGATGCAGGGCTACGACGAGAACGGTTTCCTGAAACTGTTCGACTACGACGAAACCATTCGTCCGGAAACCACCCTGGAAAGCCTGGCGGCTCTGAAACCAGCGTTTAATCCGAAGGGCGGCACCGTGACCGCTGGTACTTCGTCGCAGATCACCGACGGTGCTTCGTGCATGATCGTGATGTCGGCACAGCGTGCCCAGGACCTGGGCATCCAGCCGCTGGCGGTGATTCGCTCGATGGCAGTGGCAGGTGTGGACCCGGCGATCATGGGCTATGGTCCAGTACCGGCAACGCAGAAAGCATTGAAGCGCGCGGGTCTTGGCATCAACGATATCGACTTCTTCGAGCTCAACGAAGCTTTCGCTGCACAGGCCCTGCCAGTGCTGAAAGATTTGAAAGTGCTCGACAAGATGAACGAGAAGGTTAACCTGCACGGCGGCGCGATCGCCCTGGGTCACCCGTTCGGTTGCTCCGGTGCACGTATTTCGGGCACCTTGCTGAACGTGATGAAGCAGAATGGCGGCACCTTTGGGGTGGCTACCATGTGCATTGGTCTCGGCCAAGGTATCTCCACCGTCTTCGAACGCGTTTAA
- the fadB gene encoding fatty acid oxidation complex subunit alpha FadB, with translation MIYEGKAITVKALESGIVELKFDLKGESVNKFNRLTLNELRQAVDTIKADASIKGVIVSSGKDVFIVGADITEFVDNFKLPDAELVAGNLEANKIFSDFEDLNVPTVAAINGIALGGGLEMCLAADFRVMASTAKIGLPEVKLGIYPGFGGTVRLPRIIGADNAIEWIAAGKENRAEDALKVGAVDAVVDSQKLHEAALNLIKGAISGTFDYKAKRQPKLEKLKLNAIEQMMSFETAKGFVAGQAGPNYPAPVEAIKTIQKAANFGRDKALEVEAAGFVKLAKTSAAQSLIGLFLNDQELKKKAKAYDEIAKEVKQAAVLGAGIMGGGIAYQSASKGTPILMKDINEHGIEQGLAEAAKLLVGRVDKGRMTPAKMAEVLNGIRPTLSYGDFGHVDLVVEAVVENPKVKQAVLAEVEDKVKEDTILASNTSTISITLLAKALKRPENFVGMHFFNPVHMMPLVEVIRGEKSSEVAVATTVAYAKKMGKNPIVVNDCPGFLVNRVLFPYFGGFAKLVSAGVDFVRIDKVMEKFGWPMGPAYLMDVVGIDTGHHGRDVMAEGFPDRMKDDRRSAVDVLYEAKRLGQKNGKGFYAYETDKRGKQKKVADPSVLEVLKPIVFQQLEVTDEDIINWMMIPLCLETVRCLEDGIVETAAEADMGLVYGIGFPPFRGGALRYIDSIGVAEFVALADQYADLGALYHPTAKLREMAKNGQSFFG, from the coding sequence ATGATTTACGAAGGTAAAGCCATCACGGTTAAGGCTCTTGAAAGTGGCATCGTCGAACTGAAGTTCGACCTCAAGGGTGAGTCCGTCAACAAGTTCAACCGTCTTACCCTGAACGAGCTGCGTCAGGCTGTAGACACCATCAAGGCAGATGCTTCGATCAAGGGTGTGATCGTCAGCAGTGGCAAGGACGTATTCATCGTCGGCGCCGACATCACCGAATTCGTCGACAACTTCAAGCTGCCGGATGCCGAGCTTGTTGCTGGCAACCTCGAAGCCAACAAGATTTTCAGCGATTTCGAAGACCTCAACGTCCCGACTGTTGCCGCGATCAATGGCATCGCACTGGGTGGCGGTCTGGAAATGTGCCTGGCGGCGGATTTCCGCGTCATGGCCAGCACCGCCAAAATCGGTCTGCCGGAAGTCAAGCTGGGCATCTACCCAGGCTTCGGCGGTACCGTGCGCCTGCCGCGTATCATCGGTGCCGACAACGCCATCGAATGGATTGCCGCCGGTAAGGAAAACCGCGCTGAAGACGCACTGAAAGTCGGTGCCGTCGACGCGGTGGTCGACTCGCAGAAGTTGCACGAAGCGGCGCTGAACCTGATCAAAGGCGCCATCTCCGGTACGTTTGACTACAAGGCCAAGCGTCAGCCGAAGCTCGAAAAGCTCAAGCTCAACGCCATCGAACAAATGATGTCGTTCGAAACCGCCAAAGGTTTCGTGGCCGGCCAAGCGGGCCCGAACTACCCGGCGCCGGTCGAAGCGATCAAGACCATCCAGAAAGCTGCGAACTTCGGTCGCGACAAGGCCTTGGAAGTCGAAGCCGCCGGTTTCGTCAAACTGGCCAAGACCTCTGCCGCACAGAGCTTGATCGGTCTGTTCCTGAACGATCAGGAGCTGAAGAAAAAGGCCAAGGCCTACGACGAAATCGCCAAGGAAGTGAAGCAGGCCGCCGTATTGGGCGCCGGCATCATGGGTGGCGGTATCGCTTATCAGTCGGCCTCCAAAGGCACGCCGATCCTGATGAAGGACATCAACGAGCACGGTATCGAGCAAGGTCTGGCCGAAGCCGCCAAGCTGCTGGTTGGCCGCGTTGATAAAGGTCGCATGACCCCGGCGAAGATGGCCGAAGTGCTCAACGGCATTCGTCCGACCCTGTCCTACGGCGATTTCGGTCACGTCGATCTGGTGGTCGAAGCCGTGGTCGAGAACCCGAAGGTCAAGCAAGCCGTTCTGGCCGAAGTCGAAGACAAGGTCAAAGAGGACACCATTCTGGCGTCCAACACCTCGACCATTTCCATCACCTTGCTGGCCAAAGCCCTCAAGCGTCCGGAAAACTTCGTCGGCATGCACTTCTTCAACCCGGTGCACATGATGCCGCTGGTTGAAGTGATCCGTGGCGAGAAGTCCAGCGAAGTAGCCGTTGCCACCACCGTTGCCTACGCCAAGAAAATGGGCAAGAACCCGATCGTCGTCAACGACTGCCCGGGCTTCCTGGTCAACCGTGTGCTGTTCCCGTACTTCGGCGGTTTCGCCAAGCTGGTCAGCGCCGGCGTGGACTTCGTCCGCATCGACAAGGTCATGGAGAAGTTCGGCTGGCCAATGGGCCCGGCATACCTGATGGACGTGGTCGGCATCGACACCGGCCACCATGGTCGTGACGTCATGGCTGAAGGCTTCCCGGATCGCATGAAGGACGATCGCCGTTCGGCCGTCGACGTGCTCTATGAAGCCAAGCGCCTGGGCCAGAAAAATGGCAAGGGTTTCTACGCCTACGAGACCGACAAGCGCGGCAAGCAGAAGAAAGTCGCCGATCCGTCGGTGCTGGAAGTGCTCAAGCCGATCGTTTTCCAACAGCTCGAAGTCACTGACGAAGACATCATCAACTGGATGATGATCCCGCTGTGCCTGGAAACCGTGCGCTGCCTGGAAGACGGCATCGTCGAAACCGCCGCCGAAGCCGACATGGGTCTGGTCTACGGTATTGGTTTCCCTCCATTCCGTGGCGGTGCGCTGCGCTACATCGATTCGATCGGTGTTGCAGAGTTCGTTGCCCTGGCTGACCAGTACGCTGATTTGGGCGCGCTGTACCACCCGACCGCGAAGCTGCGTGAAATGGCCAAGAACGGTCAGAGCTTCTTCGGTTAA
- a CDS encoding universal stress protein codes for MPYHHILVAVDLTEECDPVIHRARELSVSNGAKLSLVHIVEPMAMAFGGDVPMDLSQLQQQQFDQAKERLERLILKYPELSKEYSHLTYGQPRQEIHHLAKEQTCDLIVVGSHGRHGLALLLGSTANDVLHGAPCDVLAVRLQKS; via the coding sequence ATGCCCTACCACCATATTCTGGTCGCTGTAGATCTAACCGAAGAGTGCGATCCTGTAATCCACCGCGCCCGCGAACTTTCGGTGAGCAATGGCGCAAAGCTGTCCCTGGTGCATATCGTCGAGCCGATGGCCATGGCCTTTGGCGGCGACGTGCCGATGGACCTTTCCCAATTGCAACAGCAACAGTTCGATCAGGCCAAGGAGCGCCTTGAGCGATTGATCCTGAAATACCCGGAGCTCTCCAAGGAATACAGCCACTTGACCTACGGCCAGCCGCGACAGGAGATTCACCATCTCGCCAAGGAGCAAACGTGCGACCTGATCGTGGTGGGCAGTCATGGCCGGCATGGCCTGGCACTGTTGCTCGGCTCCACTGCCAATGACGTGCTGCACGGCGCGCCTTGCGATGTACTTGCCGTGCGCCTGCAAAAAAGCTGA
- a CDS encoding ATP-binding cassette domain-containing protein: MTLLKFSDVSLAFGAMPLLDKVSWQIARGERVCIIGRNGTGKSSMMKLVKGDQKPDDGSVWRAPGLKIGELPQELPVADERTVFDVVAEGLDGVGALLAEYHHLSQNIVTDADLDKLMHVQHDLEARDGWRLQQLVDSTLSRLQLPADKTLAELSGGWRRRVLLAQALVSEPDLLLLDEPTNHLDIGAIAWLEEALKDFQGAVLFITHDRSFLQNLATRILELDRGGLIDWNGDYASFLVHKEATLAAEETANALFDKKLAQEEVWIRQGIKARRTRNEGRVRALKALRVERSERRERTGKANIQLDTADKSGKQVMVLENVSFAHPGGPFLIKDFSMVLQRGDRIGLLGANGTGKTTLLKLMLNGLQPTSGTVEEGTRIDVAYFDQLRHQLDLEKTVIDNVAEGRDFIDIDGQSRHVLSYLGDFLFSPQRARTPVKALSGGERARLLLAKLFSKPANLLVLDEPTNDLDVETLELLEEVLLTFNGTVLMVSHDRAFLDNVVTSTLVFEGEGKVREYVGGYQDWLRQGGSPRLLGVTESKSGKADLNSAVVTAEPAPVAAVETPAPVAKKKLSYKLQRELEALPGQIEAMEQQIAVVEAQMADAGFYQRPPAETAAVIAQLEQLQAELDVMVERWAELDA, from the coding sequence ATGACCCTGCTCAAATTCAGCGATGTGTCCCTTGCTTTCGGCGCTATGCCGTTGTTGGACAAGGTGTCCTGGCAGATCGCCCGTGGTGAGCGGGTGTGCATCATCGGCCGCAACGGCACTGGCAAGTCCAGCATGATGAAGCTCGTCAAGGGCGACCAGAAGCCCGACGATGGCTCCGTTTGGCGCGCACCCGGCCTCAAGATTGGTGAATTGCCGCAAGAATTGCCGGTAGCCGACGAGCGGACCGTGTTCGACGTGGTCGCCGAAGGCCTCGACGGCGTTGGTGCGTTGCTTGCCGAATATCACCATCTGAGCCAGAACATCGTCACTGACGCCGATCTGGACAAGCTGATGCACGTCCAGCACGACCTCGAAGCCCGAGATGGCTGGCGCTTGCAGCAACTGGTCGACAGCACCTTGAGCCGTCTGCAGTTGCCTGCCGACAAGACCCTCGCCGAATTGTCCGGCGGCTGGCGTCGTCGCGTCCTGTTGGCTCAGGCGCTGGTTTCCGAACCGGACCTGCTGCTGCTCGACGAACCGACCAACCACCTGGACATCGGTGCCATCGCCTGGCTTGAAGAAGCGCTGAAGGATTTCCAGGGCGCCGTACTGTTCATCACGCACGACCGTTCATTCCTGCAGAACCTTGCAACCCGTATCCTGGAACTGGATCGCGGCGGCTTGATCGACTGGAACGGCGATTACGCCAGCTTCCTCGTGCACAAAGAGGCCACACTGGCCGCTGAAGAAACCGCCAACGCGCTGTTCGATAAAAAACTGGCCCAGGAAGAAGTCTGGATCCGCCAGGGCATCAAGGCGCGTCGCACCCGTAACGAAGGCCGTGTCCGTGCACTGAAAGCCCTGCGCGTCGAGCGTAGCGAGCGTCGTGAGCGTACCGGCAAGGCCAACATTCAGCTCGATACCGCCGACAAGTCCGGCAAGCAGGTGATGGTGCTCGAGAACGTGAGTTTCGCTCACCCGGGCGGCCCGTTCCTGATCAAGGATTTCTCGATGGTCCTGCAGCGCGGCGACCGCATCGGTCTGCTCGGCGCCAACGGTACCGGCAAGACCACGCTGTTGAAGCTGATGCTCAACGGTCTGCAACCGACCAGCGGCACAGTGGAAGAGGGGACGCGCATCGACGTGGCCTATTTCGACCAGTTGCGCCATCAGTTGGACCTGGAAAAGACCGTGATCGACAACGTCGCTGAAGGTCGCGACTTCATCGATATCGATGGCCAGAGCCGTCACGTGCTGAGCTACCTTGGCGACTTCCTGTTCAGCCCGCAGCGTGCCCGCACGCCGGTCAAGGCGTTGTCCGGTGGTGAGCGTGCGCGTCTGCTGCTGGCCAAACTGTTCAGCAAACCGGCGAACCTGCTGGTGCTCGACGAACCGACCAACGACCTCGACGTGGAAACCCTAGAACTGCTGGAAGAGGTCTTGCTGACCTTCAACGGCACTGTGCTGATGGTCAGCCACGACCGGGCATTCCTCGACAACGTGGTCACCAGCACCCTGGTCTTCGAAGGTGAAGGCAAGGTTCGCGAATATGTCGGTGGTTATCAGGACTGGCTGCGTCAGGGCGGCTCGCCGCGCCTGCTGGGTGTGACCGAGAGCAAGTCCGGCAAAGCCGACCTGAATTCGGCTGTCGTGACGGCCGAACCTGCGCCGGTTGCTGCAGTGGAAACGCCAGCGCCGGTGGCGAAAAAGAAACTCAGCTACAAGTTGCAGCGTGAGCTGGAAGCCTTGCCTGGCCAGATCGAAGCCATGGAGCAGCAGATCGCGGTGGTTGAAGCGCAGATGGCGGACGCCGGCTTCTATCAGCGTCCTCCTGCCGAGACGGCTGCAGTGATCGCTCAGCTTGAGCAGTTACAGGCTGAACTCGACGTGATGGTCGAGCGCTGGGCCGAACTGGATGCCTGA
- a CDS encoding transglycosylase SLT domain-containing protein, translated as MRSRLFSLFSCLLLTAAAVQSAQAVDLSTQRQYYDEAKRALAKGDSGPYFRYSQALSDYPLTPYLAYDELTARLKTANNAEIENFLAEHGDLPQANWMKLRWLRWLAERGDWETFVKYYDPKLNFTELDCLNAQYQISHNRKTEGYANADKLWLSGKTRPEACDAVFGMWAADGQLTEQKRWERTKLAAQAGNYPLANSLINGLTTLAPRGRLLVDVAQKPELLNQPSRFTPADEPMSDIVSLGLRRLARQDPDRAMALLDGYASSMHFSRDEKVAIAREIGLTLARRFDSRALDVMTKYDPELRDNTVSEWRLRLLLRLARWDDAYQLTRRLPQDLATTNRWRYWQARTLELAQPQNPQAQTLYKGLARERDFYGFLAADRSQSPYSLINKPLMLSQALINKVRNTPGVRRALEFHARGQIVDGRREWYHVSRHFSRDEMVAQAKLAYDLKWYFPAIRTISQAQYWDDLDIRFPMAHRDTLVREAKVRGLHSSWVFAITRQESAFMDDARSGVGASGLMQLMPGTAKETARKFSIPLASPQQVLDPDKNIQLGAAYLSQVHSQFNGNRVLASAAYNAGPGRVRQWLRGADHLSFDVWVESIPFDETRQYVQNVLSYSVIYGQKLNSPQPLVDWHERYFDDQ; from the coding sequence ATGCGCAGTCGCCTTTTCAGTCTTTTTTCATGTTTGCTTCTTACAGCCGCTGCCGTTCAATCCGCCCAGGCGGTAGACCTGTCTACCCAACGCCAGTATTACGACGAAGCCAAGCGTGCCTTGGCCAAGGGCGATTCCGGCCCTTATTTCCGTTATAGCCAGGCGCTCAGCGATTATCCGCTGACCCCCTACCTGGCTTATGACGAACTGACCGCGCGGCTGAAAACCGCAAACAATGCCGAAATCGAGAACTTCCTCGCCGAACACGGCGACCTGCCACAAGCCAACTGGATGAAATTGCGCTGGTTGCGCTGGCTGGCCGAACGCGGCGATTGGGAAACGTTCGTCAAATATTATGACCCCAAGCTCAATTTCACCGAACTGGACTGCCTGAACGCGCAGTATCAGATCAGCCATAACCGTAAGACCGAAGGTTACGCCAACGCCGACAAACTCTGGCTGAGCGGCAAAACCCGGCCCGAGGCATGCGATGCAGTGTTCGGCATGTGGGCCGCCGATGGTCAACTGACTGAACAGAAACGCTGGGAACGCACCAAGCTCGCCGCCCAGGCCGGCAACTACCCGCTGGCCAACAGCCTGATCAATGGCCTGACGACCCTCGCCCCGCGCGGTCGCCTGCTGGTGGATGTGGCGCAGAAACCCGAACTGCTGAATCAGCCGTCGCGCTTTACCCCGGCCGATGAGCCGATGTCCGACATCGTCAGCCTTGGCCTGCGCCGCCTGGCCCGTCAGGATCCGGACAGGGCCATGGCCCTGCTCGACGGCTACGCCAGCAGCATGCACTTCTCCCGGGACGAAAAAGTCGCGATCGCCCGGGAAATCGGGCTGACCCTCGCTCGACGATTCGACAGTCGCGCGCTGGACGTGATGACCAAATACGACCCGGAGCTGCGGGACAACACCGTTTCGGAATGGCGCTTGCGCCTGCTGTTGCGTCTGGCCCGTTGGGACGACGCCTATCAGTTGACCCGCCGCCTGCCTCAGGACCTGGCCACCACCAACCGCTGGCGTTATTGGCAGGCTCGCACCCTGGAGTTGGCGCAGCCACAGAATCCGCAAGCGCAAACGCTTTACAAGGGCCTGGCTCGCGAACGCGACTTCTACGGCTTCCTGGCGGCCGATCGCTCGCAGTCTCCCTATTCGCTGATCAACAAACCGCTGATGCTCAGCCAGGCGCTGATCAACAAGGTACGCAATACCCCCGGTGTGCGCCGCGCGCTGGAGTTCCATGCACGCGGGCAGATCGTCGACGGCCGACGCGAGTGGTACCACGTCAGCCGGCACTTCAGCCGTGATGAAATGGTTGCCCAGGCGAAACTGGCTTACGACCTGAAGTGGTATTTCCCGGCGATCCGCACCATCAGTCAGGCGCAGTACTGGGACGACCTGGACATCCGCTTCCCGATGGCTCACCGCGATACCCTGGTGCGTGAAGCCAAGGTCCGTGGCCTGCACTCGAGCTGGGTGTTCGCGATCACTCGTCAGGAAAGCGCCTTCATGGACGACGCCCGTTCCGGCGTTGGCGCCAGCGGCCTGATGCAACTGATGCCCGGCACCGCCAAGGAAACCGCGCGCAAGTTCAGCATTCCCCTGGCCTCGCCGCAGCAAGTGCTCGATCCGGACAAGAATATCCAGCTCGGCGCCGCTTATCTGAGCCAGGTCCATAGCCAGTTCAACGGCAACCGCGTGCTCGCCTCCGCTGCCTACAACGCCGGCCCCGGCCGCGTGCGTCAATGGTTGCGCGGCGCCGACCACCTGAGCTTCGATGTGTGGGTGGAAAGCATCCCGTTCGACGAAACCCGCCAGTACGTGCAGAACGTGCTGTCGTATTCGGTGATCTACGGCCAGAAGCTCAATTCACCGCAGCCGCTGGTGGATTGGCATGAACGTTACTTTGACGATCAATGA
- a CDS encoding ABC transporter transmembrane domain-containing protein, with translation MLSARHRRAIRLASRFITPYRWPAFGALLALIVTAGITLSMGQGIRLLVDQGFMTQSTHLLNQSIGLFMLLVIGLAIGTFVRFYLVSWIGERVVADIRRRVFNHLVYLHPGFYEDNRSSEIQSRLTADTTLLQSVIGSSLSLFLRNGLMVIGGIVLLFITNPKLTSIVVVALPLVVAPILIFGRRVRTLSRQSQDRVADIGSYVSETLSQIKTVQAYNHQVQDEQRFAATVEEAFNTARKRIFQRAWLITLVILLVLGAVGVMLWVGGMDVIAGRISAGELAAFVFYSLIVGGAFGTLSEVIGELQRAAGAAERIAELLRSENIIQPPTHGLVTLPERVKGDLVLQDLRFSYPSRPESYAVDGLSLTINAGETLALVGPSGAGKSTVYDLLLRFYDPAEGRILLDGVPLTQLDPLDLRRCFALVSQTPALFFGSIEENIRYGHPTATLAQVQEAAKIAYAHDFIEQMPNGYQTHLGDAGLGLSGGQRQRLAIARALLVDAPILLLDEATSALDAQSEHLIQQALPSLMKNRTTLVIAHRLATVKNADRIAVMDQGKLVAVGTHQELIASNALYARLAALQFSDGLHAPTDQVTE, from the coding sequence ATGCTTTCTGCCCGTCACCGCCGCGCCATTCGCCTGGCCAGCCGTTTCATCACGCCTTATCGCTGGCCGGCCTTCGGCGCCTTGCTGGCGTTGATTGTCACTGCCGGCATCACCTTGTCCATGGGGCAGGGGATTCGCCTGTTGGTGGATCAGGGTTTCATGACCCAGTCGACGCATTTGCTCAATCAATCCATCGGCCTGTTCATGTTGCTGGTGATCGGTCTGGCGATTGGCACCTTTGTGCGCTTTTACCTGGTGTCGTGGATTGGCGAGCGCGTTGTCGCGGACATTCGCCGTCGGGTGTTCAACCACCTGGTCTATCTGCATCCGGGTTTTTATGAAGACAACCGCAGCTCCGAGATCCAGTCACGACTGACTGCCGACACCACGCTGCTGCAATCGGTGATCGGCTCTTCGCTATCGCTGTTCCTGCGCAACGGGCTGATGGTGATCGGCGGGATTGTCTTGTTGTTTATCACCAACCCCAAGCTGACCAGCATCGTAGTGGTCGCATTGCCGTTGGTGGTCGCGCCGATCCTGATTTTTGGCCGCCGGGTACGCACCCTGTCGCGCCAGAGCCAGGATCGGGTTGCCGATATCGGCAGTTATGTGTCCGAAACCCTGAGTCAGATCAAAACCGTGCAGGCCTACAACCATCAGGTGCAGGACGAACAGCGTTTTGCCGCGACCGTGGAAGAGGCTTTCAATACCGCCCGCAAACGCATTTTCCAGCGAGCCTGGTTGATCACCCTGGTGATCCTGCTGGTGTTGGGCGCGGTCGGGGTGATGCTCTGGGTCGGCGGAATGGACGTCATCGCCGGGCGGATTTCCGCGGGTGAGTTGGCAGCGTTCGTCTTTTACAGCCTGATCGTCGGTGGCGCCTTTGGCACATTGAGTGAAGTGATCGGCGAACTGCAGCGAGCAGCAGGGGCGGCGGAGCGGATTGCCGAGCTGTTGCGTTCGGAAAACATCATCCAGCCACCGACCCATGGGCTGGTGACCCTGCCTGAACGGGTGAAGGGCGATCTGGTGCTGCAAGATCTGCGCTTTTCCTACCCGTCGCGTCCTGAGAGCTATGCCGTCGATGGTTTGAGTCTGACGATCAATGCCGGCGAAACCCTCGCTCTGGTCGGGCCGTCAGGTGCCGGCAAATCGACGGTGTATGACCTGCTGTTGCGCTTTTACGACCCCGCTGAAGGACGCATCCTGCTGGACGGTGTGCCGCTGACCCAACTCGACCCTCTGGACCTGCGTCGCTGCTTCGCCCTCGTCTCGCAAACCCCGGCGCTGTTCTTCGGCAGCATCGAAGAGAACATTCGCTACGGCCACCCGACGGCGACTTTGGCCCAGGTCCAGGAAGCCGCCAAAATTGCCTACGCCCACGACTTCATCGAGCAAATGCCCAACGGCTACCAGACCCACCTCGGCGACGCGGGTCTCGGTTTGTCCGGCGGTCAACGCCAACGCCTGGCTATCGCCCGGGCGCTGCTGGTGGACGCGCCGATCCTGCTGCTGGACGAAGCCACCAGCGCCCTCGACGCCCAGAGCGAGCACCTGATCCAGCAAGCCCTGCCCAGCCTGATGAAAAACCGCACCACGCTGGTCATCGCCCATCGACTGGCGACAGTGAAAAACGCTGACCGAATCGCGGTGATGGACCAAGGGAAACTGGTGGCGGTGGGGACGCATCAGGAGTTGATTGCGAGCAATGCGTTGTATGCGCGATTGGCTGCGTTGCAGTTTAGTGATGGGCTCCATGCCCCAACTGACCAAGTAACCGAATAA
- a CDS encoding PA1571 family protein: MSLQNSSDDKIQVIRTQPDQSLGCSIIDEDGREVPITESMIQDACRELEKRLVKPAEQK; encoded by the coding sequence ATGTCCTTGCAAAACAGCAGCGATGACAAGATTCAAGTGATCCGCACACAGCCAGACCAGTCTCTGGGTTGCTCGATTATCGATGAGGATGGGCGTGAAGTACCGATCACTGAAAGCATGATCCAGGACGCTTGTCGCGAACTGGAAAAGCGATTGGTCAAGCCTGCCGAACAAAAGTGA